One Candidatus Methylomirabilota bacterium DNA window includes the following coding sequences:
- a CDS encoding DUF6600 domain-containing protein, whose translation MTPARLSYLYGEVSFWRPGAQEWTPAKVNMPLAPGDLLYTGPGGNIEIQVGPRAFVRASEGTHLGLDNQEPDFVQFRVTAGHAALDVRELAAGHTVELDTPHGAFTVERPGYYHAEVTQESTAFDTHRGGSATATPAGGAATPVAANQQVVITGTDSPRVEMAAAPPLSAWDRWNYQRTDYLLQPATTHYVSPAVYGGEALNQHGDWRTVETYGAVWVPATVPVGWVPYSTGRWIWDPRFGWTWLDDAPWGWAPYHYGRWVFVGNYWAWAPGPVVVRPVYAPALVVFLGGGVAVSVGRPLYWAPLGWGEPVIPWWGRPGFVGVAWWGGWGGPRVVNNVVVNRTTNINVTNITVYRNVHVTNAVVGVPAERFGQGQVQPTRINQAQVQELTPVRGALAVRPVAASVQPATGVAAQPPAAIQARPVVATRAPRDLRPALQAQGLATTPAVAPAAPPRLVPSPRSVSPSANTAVAPEGRPARTPRTVPGIAGQTVPGPVEKKSSAAEQASPPPSPGSPKAAPPQPRDTTRSDSPSGPDTRREKRAIAVPERGRQESPPPARPAQEVAAPRHLPPPPAPPPVAQKREREEVRPAPQPPRPAPAPAERPAPAEPPTRK comes from the coding sequence GTGACGCCGGCACGCCTGAGCTATCTCTACGGCGAGGTGTCCTTCTGGCGCCCCGGCGCCCAGGAGTGGACACCGGCCAAGGTCAACATGCCCCTGGCCCCGGGCGACCTCCTCTACACGGGGCCGGGCGGCAATATCGAGATCCAGGTCGGCCCGCGCGCCTTCGTACGGGCCTCCGAGGGCACGCACCTCGGTCTCGACAACCAGGAGCCCGACTTCGTCCAGTTCCGCGTCACCGCCGGTCATGCCGCCCTCGATGTGCGCGAGCTGGCGGCGGGACACACGGTCGAGCTCGACACGCCGCACGGAGCCTTCACCGTCGAGCGCCCCGGCTACTACCACGCCGAGGTGACCCAGGAGTCCACCGCGTTCGACACCCACCGCGGGGGCAGCGCCACGGCGACTCCCGCGGGCGGCGCCGCCACGCCCGTCGCGGCCAATCAGCAGGTCGTGATCACGGGGACGGACTCGCCACGGGTGGAGATGGCGGCCGCGCCGCCGCTCAGCGCGTGGGATCGCTGGAACTACCAGCGCACGGACTACCTCCTCCAGCCCGCGACCACACACTACGTCTCGCCGGCCGTGTACGGAGGCGAGGCGCTCAATCAGCACGGCGATTGGCGCACGGTCGAGACGTACGGGGCGGTGTGGGTTCCCGCGACGGTGCCCGTGGGCTGGGTGCCGTACAGCACGGGCCGCTGGATCTGGGACCCCCGCTTCGGATGGACCTGGCTCGATGATGCGCCGTGGGGCTGGGCGCCCTATCACTATGGCCGCTGGGTTTTTGTCGGCAACTACTGGGCGTGGGCGCCCGGGCCGGTCGTCGTCCGCCCTGTCTACGCCCCCGCGCTCGTCGTCTTTCTCGGCGGCGGCGTCGCGGTCAGCGTGGGGCGCCCGCTCTACTGGGCGCCACTCGGCTGGGGCGAGCCGGTGATCCCGTGGTGGGGGCGTCCCGGCTTTGTCGGCGTGGCCTGGTGGGGAGGCTGGGGCGGGCCACGCGTCGTCAACAACGTGGTCGTCAACCGCACCACGAACATCAACGTGACCAACATCACGGTCTACCGGAACGTCCACGTGACCAATGCGGTCGTGGGTGTGCCCGCGGAGCGTTTCGGCCAGGGCCAGGTGCAACCGACACGGATCAACCAAGCGCAGGTGCAGGAGCTCACGCCCGTGCGCGGGGCGCTCGCGGTCCGCCCCGTCGCCGCCAGCGTGCAGCCGGCGACGGGCGTTGCCGCTCAGCCACCGGCGGCCATCCAGGCTCGCCCCGTGGTGGCGACGCGCGCGCCTCGCGATCTGAGGCCGGCGCTCCAGGCCCAGGGTCTTGCCACGACGCCGGCGGTGGCGCCGGCTGCGCCGCCTCGACTGGTTCCCTCGCCGCGGTCCGTATCGCCTTCCGCGAATACGGCTGTTGCACCAGAAGGCAGACCGGCTCGGACTCCGCGCACCGTCCCTGGCATCGCCGGCCAGACCGTTCCCGGGCCGGTGGAAAAGAAGAGCAGCGCGGCCGAGCAGGCCTCGCCGCCTCCATCACCGGGCTCGCCCAAGGCCGCGCCGCCTCAGCCTCGCGACACGACGCGCTCTGATTCTCCCAGTGGACCCGACACACGAAGAGAGAAGCGGGCAATCGCGGTCCCGGAGCGCGGTCGGCAAGAGTCGCCGCCCCCTGCACGGCCGGCGCAGGAGGTCGCAGCTCCGCGTCACTTGCCTCCCCCGCCGGCGCCTCCGCCCGTCGCGCAGAAGCGTGAGCGAGAAGAGGTGCGGCCTGCTCCGCAGCCCCCCCGCCCCGCTCCCGCACCGGCCGAGCGCCCGGCTCCCGCCGAGCCACCGACCCGAAAGTAG